One genomic window of Meles meles chromosome 3, mMelMel3.1 paternal haplotype, whole genome shotgun sequence includes the following:
- the CDKN2AIPNL gene encoding CDKN2AIP N-terminal-like protein isoform X2, which yields MVGGEAAAAVEKLVSGVRQAADFAEQFRSYSESEKQWKARMEFILRHLPDYRDPPDGGGRLDQLLSLSMVWANHLFLGCSYNKDLLDKVMEMADGIEVEDLPQFTTRSELMKKNTLH from the exons ATGGTGGGTGGCGAGGCGGCTGCAGCGGTGGAGAAGCTAGTTTCAGGGGTGCGACAGGCAGCCGACTTCGCGGAGCAGTTCCGCTCTTACTCGGAGAGCGAGAAGCAATGGAAGGCTCGCATGGAATTCATCCTGCGCCACTTGCCCGACTATCGCGACCCGCCCGATGGCGGTGGCCGCCTGGACCAGCTGCTGTCCCTCTCCATGGTGTGGGCCAACCACCTCTTCCTGGGTTGCAG TTACAACAAAGACCTTTTAGACAAAGTGATGGAAATGGCTGATGGGATTGAAGTGGAAGACCTGCCACAATTTACTACCAGAAGTGAATTAATGAAAAAG
- the CDKN2AIPNL gene encoding CDKN2AIP N-terminal-like protein isoform X3 yields MVGGEAAAAVEKLVSGVRQAADFAEQFRSYSESEKQWKARMEFILRHLPDYRDPPDGGGRLDQLLSLSMVWANHLFLGCSYNKDLLDKVMEMADGIEVEDLPQFTTRSELMKKHQS; encoded by the exons ATGGTGGGTGGCGAGGCGGCTGCAGCGGTGGAGAAGCTAGTTTCAGGGGTGCGACAGGCAGCCGACTTCGCGGAGCAGTTCCGCTCTTACTCGGAGAGCGAGAAGCAATGGAAGGCTCGCATGGAATTCATCCTGCGCCACTTGCCCGACTATCGCGACCCGCCCGATGGCGGTGGCCGCCTGGACCAGCTGCTGTCCCTCTCCATGGTGTGGGCCAACCACCTCTTCCTGGGTTGCAG TTACAACAAAGACCTTTTAGACAAAGTGATGGAAATGGCTGATGGGATTGAAGTGGAAGACCTGCCACAATTTACTACCAGAAGTGAATTAATGAAAAAG